AAATTTAAACCTCACCGCCATTTTGGTGGTGAAGAAATATTGGTGTTATCTGGTGAATTCAAAGACGAGTTAGGTAGCTACCCCACCGGAACCTGGCTGCGCAGCCCCCATATGAGTCAGCATCACCCGTTTGTAGAGCAAGAAACGATTATTTGGGTAAAAACGGGGCACCTGCCTTTTGACCCATACCAAGCAGTTTAAAATGTTTAATTGCTCCATCAAGCACTAATCAGCAGATAACAAACAGCTAGTGAGCTCGTTATCTAATAAAGCAATTGCCTAACAAAGCGAGCAAAGCTAACTCTGGACTAATATTACTGAAAATGCGCTTAGCCAGATTAATTTTATCCAGTAAGAAATTCGCTGGTACAAGCCAACCTTACTAGCTATGCCAGTACCTTTTTGAGCTTGCGATTGTTTAACTGATTGTGCCATCTTGACTAAATAGTAAATTGCCAATATCACCGTCAGTACAGACGCAATTCGAAACCATGTTGGCAGCGCTAGATTATCACCGCTAAATGCCACCAACATGGGCGCAATTAATAACGAGAGCAACATAATAAAGCCAGCCCAAGAGTGGACTTTGCAGCTGTGGGTTGGCTCCTTTGTGTACGGGTCTTTATCCATAGGGAAATAGCCCGCTACCCAAGTTCCTAGGCCGTGAATAATAATTAAATAGCCAGTTGACTGTATTGCTATATCGGCGCCAGCACGCGCTTGAACGTACCAGCCAAATACACAAAAAATTGCGCCTAAAGGATAGTTATTGATCAGCGGTGATAGTTTCTCTGTTGGGCTGCCAGCCGCGCCCAGTTCGCTACAGAATTGATTGCTGTGATTGTAATTGGGATAGAACTTGGCCGCGATATAAACGCCAATGGTTATCCAAATAGTCGCAATAAGCCCAGATAAACCTGAGATAACTTCTAGAACGTTGATAAAATTTGTCTCCATACAAAACCATATAAAACCATGAGAACCATAAAAAACTGGGTTAACTGAGCTGCAACCCAAGCACTAGCTTCAGTTGATGTGAAATGATAGCTCAAACAATGCTCCGCCTAATTCGGCATCACGTTTGATATCAATTTTTCCTTGGTA
This Thalassotalea euphylliae DNA region includes the following protein-coding sequences:
- a CDS encoding DUF998 domain-containing protein — its product is METNFINVLEVISGLSGLIATIWITIGVYIAAKFYPNYNHSNQFCSELGAAGSPTEKLSPLINNYPLGAIFCVFGWYVQARAGADIAIQSTGYLIIIHGLGTWVAGYFPMDKDPYTKEPTHSCKVHSWAGFIMLLSLLIAPMLVAFSGDNLALPTWFRIASVLTVILAIYYLVKMAQSVKQSQAQKGTGIASKVGLYQRISYWIKLIWLSAFSVILVQS